The Streptomyces sp. NBC_00335 DNA window CCGACCCCGAATGCGACCTGGACTACGTCCCGCGCGTCGCCCGCGAGCGCAAGCTGCGCAACGTGCTCTCCGTCGGCAGCGGCTTCGGCGGCTTCCAGTCCGCGGTCGTCATGACCCGCCCCGACGAGCGCAAGGAGGAGGTGGTCTCGTGAGCGTCCGTACGGTCATCACGGGCATCGGAGTGGTCGCACCCAACGGGATCGGCGCCGAGGCCTTCTGGAAGGCGACCGAGTCGGGCGCCTCCGTCCTCGGCCGCGTCACCCGGGAGGGCTGCGAGCACCTCCCGCTGCGCGTCGCCGGCGAGGTGCGGGGCTTCGACGCGGCCTCGATGGTCGAGGAACGCTATCTCGTCCAGACCGACCGCTACACCCACCACGCCCTCGCCGCGGCCGACCTCGCCCTGGAGGACGGCCGCCTCGGCCGGGCCGACTACGAGGACGACCCCTTCTCCGTCGGCGTGGTCACCGCCGCCGGGTCGGGAGGCGGCGAGTTCGGCCAGCGCGAGCTGCAGCACCTCTGGGGCCAGGGCCCGCGCTACGTCGGCCCGTACCAGTCGATCGCCTGGTTCTACGCGGCCAGCACCGGGCAGATCTCCATCCGCCGGGGCCTCAAGGGCCCCTGCGGGGTCGTCGCCGCCGACGAGGCGGGCGGACTCGACGCCTTCGCGCACGCCGCCCGGGCCATCAACCAGGGCAGCAAGGCCATGCTGGTCGGAGCCACCGAGGCGCCCCTGGCCCCGTACTCCATCGTCTGCCAGCTCGGCTACGAGGCCCTGAGCACCCACGAGGACCCGGAGCGGGCCTACCGGCCCTTCACCGAGAAGGCCTGCGGCTTCGTACCCGCCGAGGGCGGAGCGATGTTCCTGGTGGAGGAGGAGCAGGCGGCCCTGCGCCGCGGCGCCTCCGTACGGGCCCTCCTGGCGGGACACGCGGCGACCTTCACCGGCCCGCACCACCCCGAACGGGCCGAGGCCTCCGCCGAGGGCCTGGCCCACGCCATCAAGGGCGCCCTGCGGGAGGCGGGCTGCGCCCCCGAAGAGGTCGACGTGGTCTTCGCCGACGCGCTCGGCACCCCGGAAGCCGACCGGGCCGAGGCGGCCGCGATCCTCTCCGCCCTCGGAGCGCACGGGCGCAAGGTGCCGGTCACGGCGCCCAAGACCGGGACGGGCCGGGCCTATTGCGCGGCACCCGCCCTCGACACCGCCGCCGCGGTCCTCGCCCTGGAACACGGCATCGTCCCGCCCACGCCGAACGTCTTCGACGTGTGCCACGACCTCGACGTGGTGACCGGCAGCGCCCGCCCGGCGCAGCTGCGCACCGCGCTCGTACTGAGCCGGGGCCTCATGGGCTCCAACGCCGCGCTCGTCATCCAGATCCCCTCCTAGAGACAGAAGGAGCCGCTCATGTCCGAACGACTGACCGTCGAGGAGCTGGCCGCCCTGATGAAGTCCGGGGCCGGCATCACCGTGGACCCGGCCGACATGAAGAACCGCCCGGACTCCCTGTTCGACGACTACGGCCTCGACTCGCTGGGTCTGCTCGGCATCGTCGGGCTGCTGGAGAACCAGCGCGGCCGGGCCCTGCCCACCGACGCGGACCGCTGCAAGACCCCCAAAGAGTTCCTCGACCTCGTCAACACCAGCCTGATGACCGGAGCTTGAGATGGCAGGACACACCGAGAACGAAATCGTCGTCAAGGCGCCCATGGAGACCGTCTGGGAGATGACCAACGATCTCCCCAGCTGGCCCGGGCTGTTCAGCGAGTACGCCTCGCTGGAGGTCCTGGAGGAGGACGGGCCCACCACCCGCTTCCGCCTGACGATGCACCCCGACGAGAACGGCACCGTCTGGAGCTGGGTCTCCGAACGCACCCCCGACCCCGTCACCCGCACCGTGCGCGCCCGCCGCGTCGAGACCGGCCCGTTCGAGCACATGAACATCCACTGGCAGTACTTCGAAGTCCCCGGCGGCACCCGGATGGTGTGGACCCAGGACTTCGCGATGAAGCCGACGGCACCCGTCGACGACGCCTGGATGACCGCGAACATCAACCGCAACTCCAAGGTCCAGCTGCAACTGATCCGGGACAAGATCGAACAGCGCGAACGCGAGAGCCGCACGCCCGCGGCCAGTCGCGTCTGAGACGAAAGGCAGCACACCGGATGCACCGCGCTCTCATCGTGGCCCGCATGGCGCCGCAGTCCGCCCCCGACATCGCCGAGCTCTTCGCGGCCTCGGACGCGGGCGAGCTGCCGCACCTCGTCGGGGTCACCCGCCGCAGCCTCTTCCAGTTCGGCGACGTGTACATGCACTTCATCGAGTCGGACCGGCCCCCCGGCCCGGCCATCGCCGACGTCACCGGCCACCCGGAGTTCCGGGAGCTCAGCGACCGGCTCACCGCCTACGTCAGCCCGCACAACCCGGAGACCTGGCGCAGCCCCAAGGACGCCATGGCCCAGGAGTTCTACCGCTGGGAGCGTCCGGCCGGCTCCCGTACCGGCTAGCCGTACGGAGCGACCCCGCGCGACCGGCAGGCCTCGGGCCCCGCACCCACCAGGGTGCGGGGCCCGCCACCATGCCACCGGCCCGCGGGAACCGATCCCTCAGGCCGAGCCGCGCACCACCAGCGAGGTCGGGGTGATCACGGATCCCGGTATCCGGTGCGAACCGTGCGCCGGGTCGAGGGACCGCAGCAGCAGCCGGACCATCAGGCGCCCCATGCCCTCGATGTCCTGGCGTACGGTCGTCAGCGGCGGATCGGCGCCCTCCGCCACCAGCTCGGCATCGTCGAAGCCGACCAGCGCCACGTCCCCCGGTACGGACCGGCCGTTCGCGCGCAGCACGCCCAGCGCGCCCGTCGCCATCAGGTCGTTCGCGGCGAACACCGCGTCGAGATCCGGGCAGCGCTCCAGCAGCTCGGCCATCGCCCGGGCTCCGCCCGCCGCGGTGAAGTCCCCCTCGGCGACCAGCGCCGGATCCGCGTCGAGCAGTACGTCCCGGTACCCGTCCAGCCGGTCGGTCGCCGATGTCTGGTCGAGCGGCCCGGCGATGTGCGCGATCTGCCGCCGCCCCCGGGACACCAGGTACCGTACGGCCTCGCGCGCGCCCCCGCGGTTGTCGGCGTCGACGTACGACAGCGGACCGTACGGAGCCGCTCCGTCCGCATGCCCGGTCCAGGCTGGCCGCCCGCCGTAGACGGTGGGCATGCCGATGCGGCGCGTGATCGCGGGCAGCGGGTCGTCGGTGTGCAGCGAGAACGCGAGCGCGCCGTCGACGTGGCCGCCCGCCAGGTACCGCTCGATCCGGCCGTAGTCCCCGCGGTGCTCGACCAGGAGCAGCACCAACTGCGTGTCGTGCGCGGTCAGTTCTCTGCTGATGCCGCGGACCTGGCGGGAGAAGAAGGGGTCGGAGAAGATCCGGATCTCCGGCTCGGCGATGATCACGGCGACCGCGCCGGTGCGCCGGGTGACCAGCGCGCGGGCCGCGTGGTTCGGCACGTAGCCGAGGTCCAGGACGGCCGCGCGGACCTTGTCCACGAGGTGCGCGCGGACGCCGTCGCCGCCGTTGACGACCCGGGACGCGGTGGCCCTGGACACCCCCGCGCGCGCCGCCACCGCTTCCAGGGTGGGCCGGCCGGCGGGAACCTGTTCGGCCACGGGCGCTCCTCGTGCGTGTACCGGGGGCGGCAGCCCGGGCCCTGGGGGTCCCGGCCCTGTCGGACAGAGGGTAACCCGTACCGAGGGAAAGGCTGAGAGCGCTCTCCCGGGCTGTCGTCGGTCGCTGTGGGCCGGACGGCGGCCGCTCCTCCCGGAGGCTTGAACTGCCAAGGCCCTCTTGTGGGTTGAGCCACGGCTCTTAACAATGCGCATGACAACCGAAGGATCTTCGGTCGCATTGTCACCCAGAGGGGAACCCCCACATGAACAAGCCTCTCGCCGGCGCCGCGTTCGCCCTGCTCCTCACCGGAGCGGCGGCCTCGCCGGCCGTGGCCCAGGCACCCCGGGACACGGTCGCACAGGCCGTCGCGGTCAACTTCGCCGGCACGGTCGCGCTCAGCAACTGCTCCGGCTCCGTCGTCCGCGTGCCGAACTCGCTGCCCACCGACCCCGCGCTCGTCCTGTCCAACGGCCACTGTCTGGAGTCCGGCATGCCGGCGGCCGGACAGGTCGTCAAGGACAAGGCGTCCAGCCGCTCCTTCTCGCTGCTCAACGCCTCGGGCTCCAAGGTCGCGACGCTGCGCGCGAGCAAGATCTCGTACGCCACGATGACCGACACCGACATCTCGATCTACCAACTGACCAAGACCTACGCGCAGATCAGCAGCCAGTACGGCATCAGCGCGCTCACCCTGAACGACGCCCACCCGGTTCAGGGCACCGCGATCAAGGTGGTGTCCGGATACTGGAAGCGAACGTACAGCTGCAACGTCGACGGGTTCGCGTACCGCCTCAAGGAGGGGGAGTGGACCTGGAAGGACTCCCTGCGCTACACCTCGTCCTGCAACACCATCGGCGGCACCTCCGGCTCCCCGGTGATCGACACAGCAACGGGCAAGGTGGTCGCCGTGAACAACACGGGCAACGAGGACGGCGGGTCCTGCACGATGAACAACCCGTGCGAGGTGTCCGAGAGCGGCGCCGTGACGGTCCGGCAGGGCATCAACTACGCGCAGCAGACCTACACCATCGTCCCCTGCGTGGGCCCCGGCAACACGATCGACCTGAACCGCCCCGGCTGCACGCTCCCCAAGCCGTAGCGAACGCGTCGGGGCCCGTCCGGGATCCGGACGGGCCCCGACGTCGGGCCGTATCAGCCCTTGGGCACCACGATGACGACGGTGCTGCACACCTTGTCGGCGAAGGTCTGCTTCTTCTCGTCCCACAGCGGCCACAGGTAGCCGATGTAGCAGGAGATGCTGTCGAGGAAGTGCGCGAGCTTGCGGACGAAGGCCATGCCGAAGCCGAGGACGTTGCCGTCGGCCTCGCGGCGCAGGCTGATCCCGACGACCTTCTTGCCGATCGTCTGGCCGGTCGTGCCTTCCTTGTAGAGCTGGAAGATGCCCATGCCGATGGTGTAGAGCCAGCCGATCAGGAAGAAGACGCCAGGCCCGGAGGCGCCGCCGTCATCGCTCAGGGCGAGGTCGATGAAGCCGATGGCGTACATGGGGACCACGGTGATCAGGAAGTCCAGCAAGAACGCACCGACGCGCAGGCCCCAGTGCGCCAGCGGCGGCATTCCGGTGCCGGGCATGGGAGGCATGCCGGCCGGCGGGTACGCACCGTACGGCTGCTGCGGGGGGACGCCGCCGACGGGCTGCTGCGGGTAGCCGTACTGCGGGGGGACGCCCTGCGGCGCCTGCTGCGGGTAGCCGGGCTGACCCTGCGGGGGCTGCTGCTGGCCGTAGGGGTTGTTCGGGTCGCCGAAGCTCATGGCGAAGTCTCTCCAGGGGTGTGACGGGGACGAGCGGCCCGGCGGAGGGACGTGAAAAGAGCGGGTTGCCCCCCTGCGCAGCCGCGAACTTGCGGGGGCCATCGTGTTAGTAACATCGGCCGCTTGTCCAATCCGTTGTCACATGTGCCGACCAGGTGACGGACCGGTAAGCACGGCATGGAGTCCCGGACCCTGAGGACGGGTCCGGGACTCCGGGGGCCACTTCGCTGACCGCTTCTACAACGACCGGTGCCCCTGCGGGTCACCGGTGCGGCGTGACGGCTACTTCGGCATCAGGACGGTGTCCACGATGTACACGGTGGCGTTGGCGGTCGGGACGTTGCCGCAGACCACGTTGGACGTGCCGTTGACCTTGTAGGACTCGCCCGAGCCGGTGGTGGTCACCTTCCCGGTCTCCAGCGTGGCGAAGGAGCCGTTCTCCAGCTGCTTCGGCGTCAGCTTCTCGCCGACGACGTGGTACGTGAGGATCTTGGTCAGCGTGGCCTTGTCGGCGAGGACCTTGTCGAGGTCGGCCTTCGGGATCTTGGCGAAGGCGTCGTTGGTCGGCGCGAACACCGTGATGTCCTTGGCGTTGTTGAGCGTGTCGACCAGGCCGGCCTGCTTGACGGCGGCGACCAGGGTGGACAGTGCCGGGTTGTTGGACGCGGCGGTGGCGACCGGGTCCTTGGCCATGCCGTCGAAGCTGCCCGCGCCCTCCTTCGGGACACCGGCGCACGCGGCACCGAAGGGCCCGTCCATCGCCACGGGCGCCGAGACGTCCGCGGCGGGGGAGGAGGCGTCCGCGCTGGCTTCGGCGGAGGAACCGGCGGCCGCGTCCTTGCCCGAGTCGGAGTCGGAGCAGGCGGTCAGCGCGAAGGGCAGTACGGCCGCCGTGGCCACGGCGAGGGCGGTACGGCGGAAACGAAGGGCGTTCATGGTGTTCTCCAGAGAGTGGGTTGGTGCATGAGGAAGGGAAGGAAAGAGGGGAAAGGTGCGTGAAGTGGTCTGAAACAGGCGCCGCTTCGGTCAGTCGACCGTGACGAACACGCCGTGCCGGCCGCTCGCGCCGTCCGGGATGGTCCGGGTCCGCACCTCGGTCTGGACCTCGCCCCGGCCGTCCGTGGCCCGGACGGTCAGCCGGTGGCCGCCCTGCGCGGCCTTCCAGTCGAAGGACCACTGGCGCCAGGTGTCGGTGGTGGCCTGCGCCGCGAGCGAGGCCTCCTGCCACGGCCCGTCGTCGACCTGGACCTCGACCCGCCGGATGCCTCGGTGCTGGGCCCACGCCACCCCGGCCACCGTCACGGTCCCGGCCGGGATCCGGGCGAAGGGCTTGGGGGTGTCGATCCGGGCCTGCGTCTTGATCGGCGCCCGGCGGGCCCATCCGCGCTTGACCCAGTAGGGGTCGTAGGAACCGAAGGTGGTGAGCTCGATCTCCCGGATCCACTTGCAGGCGGAGACGTAGCCGTAGAGACCGGGGACGACCATCCGGACCGGGAAGCCGTGATCGAAGGGGAGCGGCTCGCCGTTCATGGCGACGGCCAGCATCGCGTCCCGGCCGTCCATGACCTCCTCGACGGGGGTGCCCAGCGTCATCCCGTCCACCGACCGCGCGATCAGCTGGTCGGCCCGGCCGCCGCGCGACGGCGCTTGCACACCTGCCTCGCGCAACAGGTCCGACAGGCGTACGCCGAGCCAGCGCGCGGAGCCCGCGTAGGGGCCGCCGACCTCGTTCGACACGCAGGTCAGGGTGATGTCGCGTTCGATCAGCGGGCGTTGGAGGAGCTCGTCGAAGGAGTAGGAGCGCGGGCGGGAGACGCCCTTGCCGTGGATGCGCAGCCGCCAGGTGTCGGCGTCCACCTTGGGGACCACGAGCGCGGTGTCGACACGGTAGAACTCCTTGTTCGGTGTGGTGAAGGCGCTGACCCCGGGAACCCGCAGGGCCGCCCCGGCCGGGATCGGCGGGGCCGGCGAAGCGGGGGCGGGCAGGCTTACGGCCGCGCGGGAGGCGGTGGCGCCCTGGCCGCGCCGGCCGGTCAGGGCCCGGCCGAGGGCGCCCGCGCCGGTGGAGGCGGCCGCCGTGATGCCGGCCGCGAGGAGGAAGCCCCGGCGGTTCCAGGCGGGGGGCGGGTCCTCGGAGCCGCCCCCCGACGCGCCGTCCCCGTCGGCGGGGTGGGCGGTCGGCCCGCCCACCTTCCCCACCAGCAGGTACAGCACCAGCGCCCCGGCCGTTGCCCCCACCAGCGAGGGCAACGCGTCCGCCGCCCCGGCCGCGTCGGGCCGGCTGAGCGCCGCCGCCGCGCCGAGGACCCCGAAGGCCAGTACGCCGGCCGCCCCCGTGCGGCGGTGGCGCAGGGCGAACATCCCCAGCAGGGCCGCCAGGAGGCCGACGGTGGCGAGGATGCCGAGCTGGAGGACCAGCTTGTCGTTCTCGCCGAAGGTGCGGATGGCGAAGTCCTTGAGCGCCGCCGGAGTGCGGTCGATGGCCGCTCCGCCGATCACCGTGACCGGTCCCGCCTGCGGCCGGACCAGGGACGCGGCCAGCTCGGCGGTGGCCAGTGCCGCGTACCCCGCCAGCAGGCCGCTCGCCGCGGCGAGGGCGCCGCGCTCGACTGTCCTTCGGTTGATGCTCACGAACCTCATTCGGCGCCGGACCCCTTCCGGATGGGCCGGTCATCCGATCACGTGAAGATCCGTCGGTGTGTTGACCTTTGTGCGGGGGTCGTACGGCCTCGCTCCGTACGGCCCCCGTACGCGGGCGGCGGCGCCGACGGCCACCGCCCGCGCGGGTCCTCCGGGGCCCGGCGGCGCTCAGGAGCGGCGACCCACTCCCCGCCGGCCCGGAGGACCACCGGCCCGCCGACGCCCCGTAGCCGGCGGCGGGCCGGAGACTGCGGCCCGGGTGTGCGTCAGGCGTTGACGCAGGTGTTGCCGAACGCGGGGTTGAGCAGCCCGATCACGCTGATCGAGTTCCCGCACGCGTTGACCGGGATGTGGATGGGGATCTGGATCAGGTTGCCCGAGCCGACCCCCGGGGAGTGGGCGGCGATGCCCTGGGCTCCGGCGTCGGCCGAGGCCGCCGAGGCCCCGCCCACGAGAAGGGCGCCCGAAGCGAGGGCGAGTGCGGCACTCTTGAGGACACGCGACACGAAGGATCTCCTTGCTGGGTGTGCGGCGGCGGACTTCGGGGCTCGGCCCCGTGACCCGCCGCGCGGCGGGTCCTGGATCGGACCCGCAGCCCTCCTTCGGCCCGGACCCCCGGCGCGGTTTGGTCCCGGGGCGCCGGTTCCCCCGAACGGATGCCTTTCGCCTGCATGCGAGCCAATCCGCGCGCGGGCCGGCTCCGAAGACAGGGTGAGACAGCAAGGACCCGGCGCGCACCGCGACCTCGGCGGACGGGGAACAGGTGCGCCTGCCACGAAGGATCGTTCATGCGATGGATGGACCGGCGAGAACCACTCGCGGCCGCGGTGTGCCCGCCCGGGCCCGGCCTTACCCGGGGGCCGCTCAGGTGAACCCCGAGAAGCAGCGCTTCCCCGGACCGGGCCCGGGCGGCGGCACCACACCCGGCACCGGACCCGGATCGGCCGCGGCCGAACTCGCGGAG harbors:
- a CDS encoding SRPBCC family protein — translated: MAGHTENEIVVKAPMETVWEMTNDLPSWPGLFSEYASLEVLEEDGPTTRFRLTMHPDENGTVWSWVSERTPDPVTRTVRARRVETGPFEHMNIHWQYFEVPGGTRMVWTQDFAMKPTAPVDDAWMTANINRNSKVQLQLIRDKIEQRERESRTPAASRV
- a CDS encoding phosphopantetheine-binding protein → MSERLTVEELAALMKSGAGITVDPADMKNRPDSLFDDYGLDSLGLLGIVGLLENQRGRALPTDADRCKTPKEFLDLVNTSLMTGA
- a CDS encoding chaplin: MSRVLKSAALALASGALLVGGASAASADAGAQGIAAHSPGVGSGNLIQIPIHIPVNACGNSISVIGLLNPAFGNTCVNA
- a CDS encoding fasciclin domain-containing protein; this translates as MNALRFRRTALAVATAAVLPFALTACSDSDSGKDAAAGSSAEASADASSPAADVSAPVAMDGPFGAACAGVPKEGAGSFDGMAKDPVATAASNNPALSTLVAAVKQAGLVDTLNNAKDITVFAPTNDAFAKIPKADLDKVLADKATLTKILTYHVVGEKLTPKQLENGSFATLETGKVTTTGSGESYKVNGTSNVVCGNVPTANATVYIVDTVLMPK
- a CDS encoding RDD family protein, giving the protein MSFGDPNNPYGQQQPPQGQPGYPQQAPQGVPPQYGYPQQPVGGVPPQQPYGAYPPAGMPPMPGTGMPPLAHWGLRVGAFLLDFLITVVPMYAIGFIDLALSDDGGASGPGVFFLIGWLYTIGMGIFQLYKEGTTGQTIGKKVVGISLRREADGNVLGFGMAFVRKLAHFLDSISCYIGYLWPLWDEKKQTFADKVCSTVVIVVPKG
- a CDS encoding S1 family peptidase, translating into MNKPLAGAAFALLLTGAAASPAVAQAPRDTVAQAVAVNFAGTVALSNCSGSVVRVPNSLPTDPALVLSNGHCLESGMPAAGQVVKDKASSRSFSLLNASGSKVATLRASKISYATMTDTDISIYQLTKTYAQISSQYGISALTLNDAHPVQGTAIKVVSGYWKRTYSCNVDGFAYRLKEGEWTWKDSLRYTSSCNTIGGTSGSPVIDTATGKVVAVNNTGNEDGGSCTMNNPCEVSESGAVTVRQGINYAQQTYTIVPCVGPGNTIDLNRPGCTLPKP
- a CDS encoding TcmI family type II polyketide cyclase, producing MHRALIVARMAPQSAPDIAELFAASDAGELPHLVGVTRRSLFQFGDVYMHFIESDRPPGPAIADVTGHPEFRELSDRLTAYVSPHNPETWRSPKDAMAQEFYRWERPAGSRTG
- a CDS encoding LacI family DNA-binding transcriptional regulator — its product is MAEQVPAGRPTLEAVAARAGVSRATASRVVNGGDGVRAHLVDKVRAAVLDLGYVPNHAARALVTRRTGAVAVIIAEPEIRIFSDPFFSRQVRGISRELTAHDTQLVLLLVEHRGDYGRIERYLAGGHVDGALAFSLHTDDPLPAITRRIGMPTVYGGRPAWTGHADGAAPYGPLSYVDADNRGGAREAVRYLVSRGRRQIAHIAGPLDQTSATDRLDGYRDVLLDADPALVAEGDFTAAGGARAMAELLERCPDLDAVFAANDLMATGALGVLRANGRSVPGDVALVGFDDAELVAEGADPPLTTVRQDIEGMGRLMVRLLLRSLDPAHGSHRIPGSVITPTSLVVRGSA
- a CDS encoding ketosynthase chain-length factor, encoding MSVRTVITGIGVVAPNGIGAEAFWKATESGASVLGRVTREGCEHLPLRVAGEVRGFDAASMVEERYLVQTDRYTHHALAAADLALEDGRLGRADYEDDPFSVGVVTAAGSGGGEFGQRELQHLWGQGPRYVGPYQSIAWFYAASTGQISIRRGLKGPCGVVAADEAGGLDAFAHAARAINQGSKAMLVGATEAPLAPYSIVCQLGYEALSTHEDPERAYRPFTEKACGFVPAEGGAMFLVEEEQAALRRGASVRALLAGHAATFTGPHHPERAEASAEGLAHAIKGALREAGCAPEEVDVVFADALGTPEADRAEAAAILSALGAHGRKVPVTAPKTGTGRAYCAAPALDTAAAVLALEHGIVPPTPNVFDVCHDLDVVTGSARPAQLRTALVLSRGLMGSNAALVIQIPS
- a CDS encoding molybdopterin-dependent oxidoreductase; protein product: MRFVSINRRTVERGALAAASGLLAGYAALATAELAASLVRPQAGPVTVIGGAAIDRTPAALKDFAIRTFGENDKLVLQLGILATVGLLAALLGMFALRHRRTGAAGVLAFGVLGAAAALSRPDAAGAADALPSLVGATAGALVLYLLVGKVGGPTAHPADGDGASGGGSEDPPPAWNRRGFLLAAGITAAASTGAGALGRALTGRRGQGATASRAAVSLPAPASPAPPIPAGAALRVPGVSAFTTPNKEFYRVDTALVVPKVDADTWRLRIHGKGVSRPRSYSFDELLQRPLIERDITLTCVSNEVGGPYAGSARWLGVRLSDLLREAGVQAPSRGGRADQLIARSVDGMTLGTPVEEVMDGRDAMLAVAMNGEPLPFDHGFPVRMVVPGLYGYVSACKWIREIELTTFGSYDPYWVKRGWARRAPIKTQARIDTPKPFARIPAGTVTVAGVAWAQHRGIRRVEVQVDDGPWQEASLAAQATTDTWRQWSFDWKAAQGGHRLTVRATDGRGEVQTEVRTRTIPDGASGRHGVFVTVD